A window of Catharus ustulatus isolate bCatUst1 chromosome 25, bCatUst1.pri.v2, whole genome shotgun sequence contains these coding sequences:
- the TIMM17A gene encoding mitochondrial import inner membrane translocase subunit Tim17-A translates to MEEYAREPCPWRIVDDCGGAFTMGAIGGGIFQAIKGFRNSPVGVNHRLRGSLTAIKTRAPQLGGSFAVWGGLFSMIDCSMVRMRGKEDPWNSITSGALTGAILAARNGPVAMVGSAAMGGILLALIEGAGILLTRFASTQFPNGPQLSEDPSQLQPPPFSDYRQYQ, encoded by the exons tccATGGAGGATAGTGGATGACTGTGGAGGGGCCTTCACCATGGGAGCCATAGGAGGGGGCATTTTCCAGGCTATCAAAGGCTTCCGAAATTCCCCAGTG GGTGTAAACCACCGTCTGCGGGGCAGTTTGACAGCTATTAAAACCAGAGCTCCACAGCTGGGAG GGAGCTTTGCTGTATGGGGAGGTCTCTTCTCCATGATTGACTGCAGTATGGTCAGAATGAGAGGGAAGGAAGATCCCTGGAATTCCATCACGAGTGGAGCCCTGACTGGAGCCATTTTAGCTGCAAGAA ATGGCCCTGTTGCCATGGTCGGATCTGCTGCGATGGGTGGAATTCTCCTGGCCCTGATTGAAGGAGCTGGAATTCTGCTGACAAGATTTGCCTCCACACAGTTCCCAAATG gCCCACAGTTGTCAGaggatccatcccagctccagccacccCCGTTCAGCGACTACCGACAGTACCAATGA
- the ADIPOR1 gene encoding adiponectin receptor protein 1 produces MASRKAPAGAGSGLVAAGRDRERERAHLELAELGPLLEEKGDQGPTGAASAEDPPCPAAREEEEEVVRVLTLPLQAHHAMEKMEEFVYKVWEGRWRVIPYDVLPDWLKDNDYLLHGHRPPMPSFRACFRSIFRIHTETGNIWTHLLGFVLFLCLGILTMLRPNMYFMAPLQEKVVFGMFFLGAVLCLSFSWLFHTVYCHSEKVSRTFSKLDYSGIALLIMGSFVPWLYYSFYCSPQPRLIYLSIVCVLGISAIIVAQWDRFATPKHRQTRAGVFLGLGLSGVVPTMHFTIAEGFVKATTVGQMGWFFLMAVMYITGAGLYAARIPERFFPGKFDIWFQSHQIFHVLVVAAAFVHFYGVSNLQEFRYGLEGGCTDDSLL; encoded by the exons ATGGCGTCCCGCAAGGCCCCCGCCGGGGCGGGCAGCGGGCTGGTGGCCGCCGGTCGGGACCGGGAGCGGGAACGGGCGCACCTTGAGCTCGCCGAGCTGGGGCCGCTCCTAGAAGAGAAGGGGGACCAAGGACCCACCGGCGCGGCCAGC GCCGAGGACCCTCCGTGCCCGGCGGCCcgcgaggaggaggaggaggtggtgcGGGTGCTGACCCTCCCCCTGCAGGCTCACCATGCCATGGAGAAGATGGAAGAGTTCGTGTACAAG GTGTGGGAAGGACGCTGGCGCGTGATCCCGTACGACGTCCTGCCTGACTGGCTCAAGGACAACGATTACCTCCTGCACGGACACCGGCCCCCCATGCCCTCCTTCCGCGCCTGCTTCCGCAGCATCTTCCGGATACACACCGAGACAGGCAACATCTGGACACACCTGCTGG GGTTTGTTCTGTTCCTCTGTCTGGGGATCCTGACCATGCTGCGGCCCAACATGTACTTTATGGCTCCTCTCCAAGAGAAGGTGGTGTTTGGAATGTTCTTcctgggagcagtgctgtgtctcAGCTTCTCCTGGCTTTTCCATACTGTCTACTGTCACTCAGAGAAGGTCTCGCGGACTTTTTCGAA GTTGGATTATTCAGGAATTGCACTGCTCATCATGGGGAGCTTTGTCCCGTGGCTCTACTACTCGTTCTACTGCTCCCCACAGCCAAGACTCATCTACCTCTCCATCGTTTGTGTCTTGGGTATCTCTGCCATCATTGTGGCACAGTGGGACCGATTTGCCACCCCCAAGCACAGGCAGACCAGAGCAG GCgtgttcctggggctgggactgagTGGGGTTGTCCCCACCATGCACTTCACCATCGCTGAGGGCTTTGTGAAGGCCACCACGGTGGGGCAGATGGGCTGGTTCTTCCTCATGGCTGTGATGTACATCACAGGTGCTGGGCTCTACGCTGCCCGCATCCCTGAGCGCTTCTTCCCGGGCAAGTTTGACATCTGG TTCCAGTCTCATCAGATCTTCCATGTGCTGGTGGTGGCTGCAGCCTTTGTCCACTTCTATGGGGTGTCCAACCTGCAGGAATTCCGTTACGGCCTGGAAGGGGGGTGCACAGATGACTCTCTGCTCTGA